In Cellulosilyticum sp. I15G10I2, the DNA window AGAGATTTTATTATGGACTCAAAACCCTAAAATAGTTGATCTGAAAATAACAGTTCAAGCTATAAATAATAGAACAAAATGAAGAGTATATATATAGGGGTTTTGCATAGGGGGCGAAGCATCAGAGGTTTAGAAGTGAGTTGCACTTCTAAACCTTTTTGACTTGAAATAAATTTTCATTTGAAAATATCTTAAGTAATATTTTTGAACATATATATAAATTTAGGTTATAATAAAAACATAAAGATAGAAAAAGAGGAGGGTTAAGAATGAGTCAAGTTGGATTTGGAGCTTTTGATATGATGTTTAATATTGTACCCGTTATCATATTATTAGGTTTTATCTTTGTTTTTGGAACTATTATTTACAGAATAGTAAATATAGCAAAAGATAAGAGAAAACCTATTATTCCAGTTAGAGCTAAAGTGGTTGCTAAACGTACACAAGTGCGAGGTGGGCATACATCACACAACGATATGCACGGGCATACCCTTTCTAGCACCTATTATTATGCTACTTTTGAGCTTGAAAATGGGGAGCGAATGGAACTGGCTATTCCTTCACATCAAATAGGTTATATAGTAGAAGGTGATACAGGAATTCTTAATTTTCAAGGCAGCTTATTTGTTAAATTTGATAGAATTTAAGCATTACACCATCTATTAGAATGAGGAGGAACAAAGTTATGGAAAGCAAACAATATGTATGTCAAAAGTGTGGCAATACACATTATGAGTCAGATCAATTTCAAGCAACAGGAGGGAATTTTGCAAAAATATTTGATGTGCAAAACAAGAAGTTTATTACGATTAGTTGTTCAAGATGCGGCTATACAGAACTTTATAAGTCCAAGACAACAGCTGGTTGGAATATACTAGACTTCTTAACCTCATGATGAATATATTAATGCAATTATTGCCACCCTACCTGGGTGGCTTTTATATTTAAGAAAACAACCCGTGTTTACGCATCAATATGCCCGCCTATTTAAACAGTTTGACATAAATATCTCTATAAGGTGAAACTTTGAGGTTGAATAATGAAAAAAATATATATGTCAAATTACATATTTAATAATGGGCTGGGTAATATAAGTTAAAAGAGAATAAAAGGAGTACTAAGAATGGACAATGCAATGTTTTGTTATCAATGTGAACAAACAATGGGAGGAAAGGGCTGTACTAAAAGCGGCGTTTGTGGAAAGACACCTGAAATAGCCAATTTACAAGATTTATTAATTTATCAGCTAAAAGGCATAGCTTGTTATGCAAAACCTTTAATTGAGGAAGGGCAGCTGATAGATAAAGAAATTGTAGCATTCGTAGAGGACTCATTATTTACAACATTAACTAATGTAAACTTTGATGCTGAAGTTCATGTACACTTATTAAAAAAATCACAAAAAATAAAACAGACATTAAGAGAACGTGCACCAAAGGGGCAATATGCAGATGCCGCTGCCTATAATCTAAGTGAAACAAAAGAAGCGATGTTAAAAGACGCGGTGGTAGCAGGCATTATGTATGACAGGGATCTTGACGAAGATGTCCGTTCCTTAAGATCAACAATACTCTATGGATTAAAGGGGATAAGTGCCTATGGTCATCAAGCGAGATTTATCAATTATTATAGCGATCAAGTAGACCAATTCTATTTTTTAGGATTAGAAGCTACAACAAATGATGCATTAAGTGTAGAAGAGCTGATTCGTATGACTATGAGAACAGGCGAGATGAGCGTGGAAGTTATGAGAATTCTAGATGAAGCCAATACTACGAAATACAGCCATCCATCTCCTCAACAAGTTAATGTAAATACAGAAAAGGGACCTTTTATCATTATATCAGGCCATGATTTAAGAGATTTAGAAATGCTGCTTGAACAAACAGAAGGCAAAGGCATTAACATATATACCCACGGAGAAATGCTCCCTGCCCATGGCTATCCTTCCCTAAAAAAATATAAACATCTAGTAGGTAATTATGGGTCTGCTTGGCAGAATCAACAAAAAGAATTTGATAATATACCAGGTTGTATTTTAATGACAACTAATTGTTTGATGCGACCAAGAGAAGGTTATAAAGATAGAATATTTACCACTAATGTTGTAGGATGGGATGGCATTAAAAATATTAAAGTAAATGAAGATGGTACGAAAGATTTTAGTGAAATTATAAATAGAGCTCTAGAGCTCGGCGGTTTTAAAGAAGACGAGGAAGAAAAGAAGATTTTAGTAGGCTTTGGACACAATGCAACCTTGTCCCATGCTGAAGCTATCGTTAATGCTGTAAAAGAAGGGAAGTTAAGACATTTCTTTTTAATAGGTGGCTGCGATGGGGCAAAACCTGGAAGAAACTACTATACAGAATTTGCAGAAAAGGTTCCTCAAGATTGTGTTATTCTTACACTTGCCTGTGGGAAGTATAGGTTTAACAAATTAGATTTTGGAACAGTAGCAGGATTACCTAGACTACTAGATGTTGGTCAATGTAATGATGCCTACTCAGCAGTTAGAATTGCTACAGCTCTAGCTGATGCATTTGACACGAATGTAAATGCATTACCTCTTACAATAGTGCTTTCGTGGTATGAACAAAAGGCAGTTGCCGATTTATTAGCTTTGTTATCTCTAGGTATAAGAGGCATGTATTTAGGGCCAAGTTTACCTGCATTTATTTCGCCCAATGTTTTACAGTATTTAGTAGATACATTTGATATCAAACCAATAAGTACACCAGAGGATGATTTGAAAAATTCTCTTCTGCAGGCTAATTAAAAATAGTTGAGCAGTATGTACAGTTAGTTCAATAAATTACGTTTGAGAGGTATAAAAAACGGACTTAATAAAGTTCGTTTTTTTATGCAAAATAAAAGAGTGATTTGTATCTACGGATACAGATCTAGTTAAAAGAATATGATAAGATAGTCACATAAAAGAAATTGATATTCATTATCAAATTAAAGCTGGAACACATATCATTTTAGAGGAGATGAATCATATGCAAGAATTAATTAAAAACATTCAGAAGGCAGTAAATGTAGATTTTGACAGCTTAGTCAGCGCAAAGGATGGGCAAATAGAAACAGTTACACTTGCTCAAAAGAAAGGCGTGGGCGTAACAGCTTTAGCATTTGGAAAAGGTGAAGGGGTAGGTCCTCATTCAGCTAAAGGGGATGCACTCATTTATATCCACGAAGGGATTGCAACTGTAAAAATAGGAGAAAATACAATAGAAGCTTACAAAGGGCAAGTGGTAGTTATGCCAGCTAATATTCCTCATCAAGTGACAGCTAAGGAGAATATGAGTATGCTTCTTGTAGTTGTTAAGGAGGATTAGTTATGAAATATCTTAAAAACATTATGCCTTATGTACCTGTAGCTTTAGATGAAATTGTAACGCATACAGGCAGCAAAATAGCTAGTAAAGCGCTTATTAATAGTGAGCACACGGAAATCAGATTTTTTTCTTTTGCAAAAGGAGAAAGTATTGATAAAGAGTATTACGAAATGGATACTTTGTTTTGGGTGATTGAGGGAAGTCTCAAAGTCTTATATAAAAAAGACAATGAAACGATTGTGCATACCGGAGAAATAGTGGCGCTGGAGGCAGATATAGATTATGGCGTAGAAGCCTTAGAGGATACTAAGGTGTGTACCATACTCGTAAAAGCTTAATAAAGCAAATGAAATCAGTTGATAAGAGTTACTATTTAGCGCCCTGCATAAGCTGGGTGCTTTTAGTTAGGACGTATTTATATCTTGACAGCTTAAGAAAGAGATGATAAATTTAACACAAGACTTATTAAAACACTTTTAATAAGTCTTGTGTTAAGTTAGCTTTATATAAATAAGCTTAGCGTGTAAAGATGCTTTTAAGTAAGGAGACATATTTGTGGAACATATTGGCGGAAATTCCATTGTTATTAAAGAAATAAATATAAATCTTATTCGGAAAACGCTCAGAGAAAAGGGGCAAGCTACAAAACAACAGCTTGCAGAGTTAACAGGACTTAGCCTGGTTACTGTTGGTTCAGTTTTACAACAATTGATAAAAGAAAATGAAGTTTGTGAAGCAGAATTATCTTCATCTAGCGGAGGGAGACCAGCTCAAAATTTTAAATATAATGATTATTTTTCACTAATACTTATCATATTCCCTTATGAAGTAAATGGAGATATTAGCATTCATTGTGCGGTAGTCAGCCTTTTGGGTAAAAGTGTGCATGAGGTGGATGAAAAAGTTGAAGGTATTGATTTAGAAAGCTTTGAACGCATTATCAGCCCCTTGATAAGTACGTATCCGACGATTAAAGCTATTGGATTTGGACTACCTAGTGTTGAAATGGATGGAAAAATTATTATATCTGATTATCAAGCTTTGATGGGCGTTTCGATTGCTGCACATTTTAGTGAGCGCTATCACATGACAGTCATTATGGAAAATGATGTGAATGCAGCAGTAGTAGGTTTTGCAAAACGAAAAACTATAGCTACAGGGTGTACAATGGCGTATCTGTATTTTCCGGATCAGTATCCGCCGGGATCAGGTATATTTTTAAATGGACAATTGCATAAAGGAAAAGGGAATTTTGCAGGAGAGATTGCTGCGCTGCCTTTGGGAATCAAATGGAATCAAGAGTTATATCGCTCCTTTGATAGAGTGTGTGAAGCAATAGCTCAAGTGGTTGTAACGCTTAGCTGTGTTTTGAATCCTCATTATATTGTATTAAGTGGAAGTTATTTGAGTGATTCACATGTAAAGGCCATTATACAAATGTGTAGTACCAAGCTTCCCCAAAATATAGTTCCGGATATCTTTCTTTCGGAAAATTTTACATCAGATTATCAACGGGGAATAATTGAACAAACATTAGCAGTATTAGAGCCAGAAATAGCGTTAACAAGAAAATTAATTTAGGGGAGTGTATATATGGCTACATTTTTTTTGATCATTATTTATATGGCGTTTATTAGTTTGGGGCTGCCAGACTCTTTGCTCGGAACAGCTTGGCCAGTCATGCAGATACAGTATAATGCCCCCCTAGGGGCAGCAGGCCTTATCTCTATGGTCATATCAGGAGCAACAATTATTTCGAGTTTGATGAGTGGCAGTATTATTAAGCGTTTTGGAACAGGAAAGATAACATTTATCAGTTGTTTAATGACCGCTTGTGCACTTTTAGGCATTGCTATTTCACCTGCTTTATTTTGGTTTTTTATCTTAGCTATTCCGCTTGGTCTAGGGGCAGGGGCTGTAGACTCTGGACTTAATAACTATGTTGCACTACACTACAAAGCACATCATATGAGCTGGCTCCATTGTTTTTGGGGCGTAGGAGCGACACTTGGACCTATCATTATGTCTTGGTACATTGGCAGAGGATATTCGTGGAGAAGCGGTTATTTTACGGTTGCTATGATTCAGTTTGGATTAGTGGTACTGCTTTTTATGACCCTACCACTATGGGATAAGGCAGCAAATACAGTTAATAATCAATCAGAGGATCTTAGCACACGGAATCAAATAACCAAAAATGATTTAGAGCATCATAGCTTAAAAGAAATAAATCCAATACATATTAAAGGCGTAAAATTTGCACTGGCATCTTTCTTTTTTTATTGTGGCATAGAGGCTTCAATGGGGTTATGGGGAAGCAGTTTCTTGGTTAATGTTAAGGGATTGGACGCGGCAACAGCTGCACGTTGGGTGTCTATGTATTATGGAGGGATTACTTTAGGGAGATTTATTACAGGCTTTATCACTATGAAGCTTAGTAA includes these proteins:
- a CDS encoding DUF2500 domain-containing protein codes for the protein MSQVGFGAFDMMFNIVPVIILLGFIFVFGTIIYRIVNIAKDKRKPIIPVRAKVVAKRTQVRGGHTSHNDMHGHTLSSTYYYATFELENGERMELAIPSHQIGYIVEGDTGILNFQGSLFVKFDRI
- a CDS encoding zinc ribbon domain-containing protein, which translates into the protein MESKQYVCQKCGNTHYESDQFQATGGNFAKIFDVQNKKFITISCSRCGYTELYKSKTTAGWNILDFLTS
- the hcp gene encoding hydroxylamine reductase, producing MDNAMFCYQCEQTMGGKGCTKSGVCGKTPEIANLQDLLIYQLKGIACYAKPLIEEGQLIDKEIVAFVEDSLFTTLTNVNFDAEVHVHLLKKSQKIKQTLRERAPKGQYADAAAYNLSETKEAMLKDAVVAGIMYDRDLDEDVRSLRSTILYGLKGISAYGHQARFINYYSDQVDQFYFLGLEATTNDALSVEELIRMTMRTGEMSVEVMRILDEANTTKYSHPSPQQVNVNTEKGPFIIISGHDLRDLEMLLEQTEGKGINIYTHGEMLPAHGYPSLKKYKHLVGNYGSAWQNQQKEFDNIPGCILMTTNCLMRPREGYKDRIFTTNVVGWDGIKNIKVNEDGTKDFSEIINRALELGGFKEDEEEKKILVGFGHNATLSHAEAIVNAVKEGKLRHFFLIGGCDGAKPGRNYYTEFAEKVPQDCVILTLACGKYRFNKLDFGTVAGLPRLLDVGQCNDAYSAVRIATALADAFDTNVNALPLTIVLSWYEQKAVADLLALLSLGIRGMYLGPSLPAFISPNVLQYLVDTFDIKPISTPEDDLKNSLLQAN
- a CDS encoding cupin domain-containing protein, whose translation is MQELIKNIQKAVNVDFDSLVSAKDGQIETVTLAQKKGVGVTALAFGKGEGVGPHSAKGDALIYIHEGIATVKIGENTIEAYKGQVVVMPANIPHQVTAKENMSMLLVVVKED
- a CDS encoding cupin, whose protein sequence is MKYLKNIMPYVPVALDEIVTHTGSKIASKALINSEHTEIRFFSFAKGESIDKEYYEMDTLFWVIEGSLKVLYKKDNETIVHTGEIVALEADIDYGVEALEDTKVCTILVKA
- a CDS encoding ROK family transcriptional regulator codes for the protein MEHIGGNSIVIKEININLIRKTLREKGQATKQQLAELTGLSLVTVGSVLQQLIKENEVCEAELSSSSGGRPAQNFKYNDYFSLILIIFPYEVNGDISIHCAVVSLLGKSVHEVDEKVEGIDLESFERIISPLISTYPTIKAIGFGLPSVEMDGKIIISDYQALMGVSIAAHFSERYHMTVIMENDVNAAVVGFAKRKTIATGCTMAYLYFPDQYPPGSGIFLNGQLHKGKGNFAGEIAALPLGIKWNQELYRSFDRVCEAIAQVVVTLSCVLNPHYIVLSGSYLSDSHVKAIIQMCSTKLPQNIVPDIFLSENFTSDYQRGIIEQTLAVLEPEIALTRKLI
- a CDS encoding MFS transporter, giving the protein MATFFLIIIYMAFISLGLPDSLLGTAWPVMQIQYNAPLGAAGLISMVISGATIISSLMSGSIIKRFGTGKITFISCLMTACALLGIAISPALFWFFILAIPLGLGAGAVDSGLNNYVALHYKAHHMSWLHCFWGVGATLGPIIMSWYIGRGYSWRSGYFTVAMIQFGLVVLLFMTLPLWDKAANTVNNQSEDLSTRNQITKNDLEHHSLKEINPIHIKGVKFALASFFFYCGIEASMGLWGSSFLVNVKGLDAATAARWVSMYYGGITLGRFITGFITMKLSNKVLIRMGQSITLGGALLLLLPLPNIFSLISFIMIGLGCAPVFPCMIHETPTRFGKAYSQTIIGYQMAFAYIGITFLPPLLGWIAASTTIKILPYFALFYILGMLFSSEIINRFMKNKAC